From the Streptococcus sanguinis genome, the window AAGCGAGACAGAGAATATCAGGGCTATGGAGGACTTGCTGACTGTGAAAGGGAAGTTTGACTGATTGATGATCGTTTGCTTTACTTATCGTTGAAAAGGAGTGAGTCCAAGCTCAAACCTTGACATTTGCTGATGATTGCGCTATCATAGTCCTATATATGGGAGTCTGTGTACAGTCTGAGAGGAAGTGTAAGCTTCGACCGCACCTGATCTGGGTAATGCCAGCGTAGGAATCATACCGAAAATAGTGGTATTGTGCGCCTTTTCCATATATGGAAAAGGCTTTTTCTTTTATCATCTTTATCGATGGTGATATCTTGAAGAATTGCAGCGCTAAAAATGCAGGAAGGGAGGAAAATCGTTCTAATGAAAGCACTACAAAGGCTGATGCGGCAGCAAATCGGTCTCTTAGGTATGCTGGGTGTACTTGTCATCTGGCAGGTCATGGGCTGGCTCAAGCTCTTGCCCAAGTTTATCCTGCCGACACCTCTGGAAATCGGTCAGGCCTTTATCAGAGATGCTGGATTTCTAGCAAGTCATAGCTGGGCGACCTTAAAAGTAGCTTTGCTGGGTTTAGTCTTGGGCGTCATCTTGGCTTGTATACTAGCTATACTCATGGACAGCATGAGCTGGCTCAATGATTTAATTTATCCCATGATGGTCGTGGTGCAGACGATTCCGACCATTGCTTTGGCGCCAATTCTGGTTCTCTGGCTGGGTTATGGGATTTTGCCCAAGATTGTGCTGATTATTCTGACGACAACCTTTCCGATTATCGTCAGTATTCTGGATGGTTTTCGGCATTGTGACCGGGATACTATGACTCTCTTTGAGCTTATGCAGGCCAATCGCTGGCAGATTCTCTGGCATTTTAAGATTCCAGCTAGTCTGCCCTATTTCTATGCGGGCTTGCGCGTCAGTGTTTCCTATGCCTTTATCACGACTGTGGTTTCCGAATGGCTGGGCGGTTTCGAAGGCTTGGGTGTTTATATGATTCAGTCCAAGAAACTTTTCCAGTACGACACCATGTTTTCCATTATCATATTGGTTTCGGTCATCAGTCTTCTGGGGATGAAGCTGGTGGCTGTCAGTGAAAAATATGTTATTAAGTGGAAATAGGAGCTCAGCTCTGCTATTTTCCAAAGAAAGAAAAGAGGATAATGATGAAAAAAAGTTATAAAGTCTTGTTGGCAGGTTTGGCTACCGTGTCAATCATTGGCCTAGCGGCCTGCGGTCAGTCGAAATCTACGTCTGAGAGCAAGGATAAAAAGATTGATTTTATCTTAGACTGGTCACCTAACACCAATCATACCGGCCTTTATGTAGCTCAAGAAAAGGGATATTTCAAGGAAGCAGGCGTGGATGTGGATATCAAGTTGCCGCCTGAAGATAGCAGTTCGGATCTGATTATCAACGGCAAGGC encodes:
- a CDS encoding ABC transporter permease, whose translation is MQEGRKIVLMKALQRLMRQQIGLLGMLGVLVIWQVMGWLKLLPKFILPTPLEIGQAFIRDAGFLASHSWATLKVALLGLVLGVILACILAILMDSMSWLNDLIYPMMVVVQTIPTIALAPILVLWLGYGILPKIVLIILTTTFPIIVSILDGFRHCDRDTMTLFELMQANRWQILWHFKIPASLPYFYAGLRVSVSYAFITTVVSEWLGGFEGLGVYMIQSKKLFQYDTMFSIIILVSVISLLGMKLVAVSEKYVIKWK